In Macaca thibetana thibetana isolate TM-01 chromosome 8, ASM2454274v1, whole genome shotgun sequence, one DNA window encodes the following:
- the ZHX2 gene encoding zinc fingers and homeoboxes protein 2, giving the protein MASKRKSTTPCMVRTSQVVEQDVPEEVDRAKEKGIGTPQPDVAKDSWAAELENSSKENEVIEVKSTGESQSKKLQGGYECKYCPYSTQNLNEFTEHVDMQHPNVILNPLYVCAECNFTTKKYDSLSDHNSKFHPGEANFKLKLIKRNNQTVLEQSIEAANHVVSITTSGPGTGDSDSGISVSKTPIMKPGKPKADAKKMPKKPEEITPENHVEGTARLVTDTAEILSRLGGVELLQDTLGHVMPSVQLPPNINLVPKVPVPLNTTKYNSALDTNATMINSFNKFPYPTQAELSWLTAASKHPEEHIRIWFATQRLKHGISWSPEEVEEARKKMFNGTIQSVPPTITVLPAQLAPTKVTQPILQTALPCQILGQTSLVLTQVTSGSTTVSCSPITLAVAGVTNHGQKRPLVTPQAAPEPKRPHIAQVPEPPPKVANPPPTPASDRKKTKEQIAHLKASFLQSQFPDDAEVYRLIEVTGLARSEIKKWFSDHRYRCQRGIVHITSESLAKDQLAIAASRHGRTYHAYPDFAPQKFKEKTQGQVKILEDSFSKSSFPTQAELDRLRVETKLSRREIDSWFSERRKLRDSMEQAVLDSMGSGKKGQDAGAPNGALSRLDQLSGAQLTSSLPSPSPAIAKSQEQVHLLRSTFARTQWPTPQEYDQLAAKTGLVRTEIVRWFKENRCLLKTGTVKWMEQYQHQPVADDHGYDAVARKATKPIAESPKNGGDVVPQYYKDPKKLCEEDLEKLVPRVKVGSEPAKDCLPAKPSEATSDRSEGSSRDGQGSDENEESSVVDYVEVTVGEEDAISDRSDSWSQAAAEGAVELAESDSDCVPAEAGQA; this is encoded by the coding sequence ATGGCTAGCAAACGAAAATCTACAACTCCGTGCATGGTTCGGACATCACAAGTAGTAGAACAAGATGTGCCCGAGGAGGTAGACAGGGCCAAAGAGAAAGGAATCGGCACACCACAGCCTGACGTGGCCAAGGACAGTTGGGCAGCGGAACTTGAAAACtcttccaaagaaaatgaagtgaTAGAGGTGAAATCTACGGGAGAAAGCCAGTCCAAAAAACTCCAAGGTGGTTATGAGTGCAAATACTGCCCCTACTCCACGCAAAACCTGAACGAGTTCACGGAGCACGTTGACATGCAGCATCCCAACGTGATTCTCAACCCCCTCTACGTGTGTGCAGAATGTAACTTCACAACCAAAAAGTACGACTCCCTGTCTGACCACAACTCCAAGTTCCATCCCGGGGAGGCCAACTTCAAGCTGAAGTTAATTAAGCGCAATAATCAAACTGTCTTGGAACAGTCCATCGAAGCCGCCAACCATGTCGTGTCCATCACCACCAGCGGCCCTGGAACTGGTGACAGTGATTCTGGGATCTCGGTGAGTAAAACCCCCATCATGAAGCCCGGAAAACCAAAAGCGGATGCCAAGAAGATGCCCAAGAAGCCCGAGGAGATCACCCCCGAGAACCACGTGGAAGGGACCGCCCGCCTGGTGACAGACACAGCTGAGATCCTCTCGAGACTCGGAGGTGTGGAGCTCCTCCAAGACACATTAGGACACGTCATGCCTTCTGTACAGCTGCCACCAAATATCAACCTTGTGCCCAAGGTCCCCGTCCCACTAAATACTACCAAATACAACTCTGCCCTGGATACAAATGCCACAATGATCAACTCTTTCAACAAGTTTCCTTACCCAACCCAGGCTGAGTTGTCCTGGCTGACGGCTGCCTCCAAACACCCAGAGGAGCACATCAGAATCTGGTTTGCCACCCAGCGCTTAAAGCACGGCATCAGCTGGTCCCCAGAAGAGGTAGAGGAGGCCCGGAAGAAGATGTTCAATGGCACCATCCAGTCAGTACCCCCGACCATCACTGTGCTGCCCGCCCAGTTGGCCCCCACAAAGGTGACGCAGCCCATCCTCCAGACGGCTCTACCGTGCCAGATCCTCGGCCAGACTAGCCTGGTGCTGACTCAGGTGACCAGCGGGTCAACAACCGTCTCTTGCTCCCCCATCACGCTTGCCGTGGCAGGAGTCACCAACCACGGCCAGAAGAGACCCTTGGTGACTCCCCAAGCTGCCCCCGAGCCCAAGCGTCCACACATCGCTCAGGTGCCAGAGCCCCCACCCAAGGTGGCCAACCCCCCGCCCACGCCAGCCAGTGACCGCAAGAAGACAAAGGAGCAGATAGCACATCTCAAGGCCAGCTTTCTCCAGAGCCAGTTCCCTGATGATGCTGAGGTTTACCGGCTTATCGAGGTGACTGGCCTTGCCAGGAGCGAGATCAAGAAGTGGTTCAGTGACCACCGGTATCGGTGTCAAAGGGGCATCGTCCACATCACCAGCGAATCCCTTGCCAAAGACCAGTTGGCCATCGCGGCCTCCCGACACGGTCGCACCTACCATGCATACCCAGACTTTGCCCCCCAGAAGTTCAAAGAGAAAACACAGGGTCAGGTGAAAATCTTGGAAGACAGCTTTTCGAAAAGTTCTTTTCCTACCCAAGCAGAACTGGATCGGCTAAGGGTGGAGACCAAGCTCAGCAGGAGAGAGATCGACTCCTGGTTCTCGGAGAGGCGGAAGCTTCGAGACAGCATGGAACAAGCTGTCTTGGATTCCATGGGGTCTGGCAAAAAAGGCCAAGATGCGGGAGCCCCCAACGGTGCTCTGTCTCGACTCGACCAGCTCTCTGGTGCCCAGTTAACCAGTTCTCTGCCCAGCCCTTCGCCAGCAATTGCAAAAAGTCAAGAACAGGTTCATCTCCTGAGGAGCACGTTTGCAAGAACCCAGTGGCCTACTCCCCAGGAGTACGACCAGTTAGCGGCCAAGACGGGCCTGGTCCGAACTGAGATAGTGCGTTGGTTCAAGGAGAACAGATGCTTGCTAAAAACAGGAACCGTGAAGTGGATGGAGCAGTACCAGCACCAGCCCGTGGCAGATGATCACGGCTACGATGCCGTAGCAAGGAAAGCAACAAAACCCATCGCCGAGAGCCCAAAGAACGGGGGTGACGTGGTTCCACAATATTACAAGGACCCCAAAAAACTCTGCGAGGAGGACTTGGAGAAGTTGGTACCCAGGGTAAAAGTAGGCAGCGAGCCAGCAAAAGACTGTTTGCCAGCAAAGCCCTCAGAGGCTACCTCAGACCGGTCAGAGGGCAGCAGCCGGGACGGCCAGGGCAGCGACGAGAACGAGGAGTCGAGCGTTGTGGATTACGTGGAGGTGACGGTCGGGGAGGAGGATGCCATCTCAGATAGATCAGATAGCTGGAGTCAGGCTGCAGCAGAAGGCGCGGTGGAACTGGCCGAATCGGACTCCGACTGCGTCCCTGCAGAGGCTGGCCAGGCCTAG